In the Silene latifolia isolate original U9 population chromosome 1, ASM4854445v1, whole genome shotgun sequence genome, TATAACCATTTAGTTACCAAAAAAAATCTAATATGAGaataaaacaataaaaggaaacaaTAAAAGGTGAATATTTAGGGCAATATAATAGGAAAATTTGACTATTTTATGAATTAAGATTATTTAACACTATATAATAAAATTAAAAGGCGAATATTTAGGGCAATATAATAGGAAAATTTGACTATTTTATGAATTAAGATTATTTAACATTATataataaaattaaattgattattAGATGTGCTGATACCCCTTGCTTAAATGGTTAAACACCCTTCTAATGCACAATGCATCTCGTGTTCGATTCTTATTAACAACattttttggtttttgtattcttttttccacttttttttcccccaaattgcacgaattagggttcatcacgaattagggttcatcaatcATTAATGATAACAAATATCAAATTACATACTAGATCAATTTCACCTATTTAATTACGGTTCATAATCATTTGATTACTCGAATTAGTGCTAAATTTTTGCACCTATTGacgaattagggttcatcaaatCGCATTCAAGTTCAAAAAAAATCACGAATTGAATTAGGGATGGTATTTCGATtttgattaatgtatatgaaATATTAATCAATTTAACACTAGGTGTACAAATTTAGAAAACTAAATTAGGGTTCCAATAATTGATTTTTCGGATAAAAATTAGGGTTCCAATAATTAGGGGTTTTTCGAAAAATTATGCAACCATAAAAAATGGTGAATAAATTCTCATAATGTTTACGAAAATAAAGAAAACTAAATTGGAAATTTAGAAAACTAAATCAAATATAACAAACATAACCATAAATAATGTTAACTAAGTgtagttaactaattaactatataTGTAAAATGACTAACCTAGCCCTAAACTAATCTAACCTAATTTACCACGGTTAGCCACGTGTCAAGCCACCATTGGTTTGTGTACAAATTTTTTGTACACTATGTGTATCTGTATCATCTTCCTAGGATCGATGCTAtcttatcttatatatatatataaaactgggttgaagcgttgtggatgcgccacgaGTTAACCCAGTCATAAATACAAGTATTTGTTAcaattgaacattaaatataaacctAATAAATGCTACATAAATCTCAGCAAAGTATTTATTACAGTTTAATAaatatattataaaattatatataacaattacGGTAATTTGATACTAAATTTAGTAAAAatcattttgataaaaattctaaaatgtaaataattacgttcattgcgaaaaatgcttcaaattgagtataactttcattatatttattgaaatatttttatttgtagagatgattaaaatgagtgtcttataatgttttatgtttacataaaaaaaaaacattttgagaaagttataaaacttattAAATCCtaaaaaaatatatttggaagattCTTTCTATTTCTTAAAAATATAACTTCAAGAAAACTATTAAAAGATAAGTTTTTAtgtggaaatgaaaaaaaaaatatattgcgaAAAATTTAATACATGTGAGATTTtcataggtttaaatagtgtgataacgggTATCAGAGTATGTATGTACAAAGTAATCGAGAGTGCATTTGAATATAATTAagacaaaagtaatgattattaaatcatattgtattataaacgacatgaaaaattcgaaaaaacgttgcagttttctttaatatcttcaattaaaatatgtatacgtcaagtataaatattgattatgactagctattattacttttagttaaatatttgatatgttatcttttaaatacttgaaattaaacctcaaaaaatattacttaagaaagtttaacctattttatttacaggtaaactcttaaacatcatttatatatagttgtttaaaaatacaaaaggtgcaattcttatatatatgtttgacacataacacatgtaagacacaatcaaaacatttgaataagttgaatTTGAACTTTATATGTTTGATACacaaatatcacacgttatacataaaaatctaaaaatacataaaattatattcacatcattttaaacaaatattaattgatttggaacataacgtatagtgaaatgatataatttgagaacttaatgttgattgttgcattattcgaataaattttattttagttaatatgatatttgatcagttacaaaataaaatataaacgttgatcatgcataattaattatcacttatcagttttaattaaaatgatatgtatttttattttaagacATTGAATTTAAATCTAAAAAaatgatttatttttatttataattaaaaatattaaaggtcatatagaaattatgttatttattcttcaattataataataaaattttaaaacaggccgcgcgaagcgcgggatactacctagtagtATATACTAATATGCGGTTGACTTAGCTTGCAACTGAGTTTTTctctatttatttttcttttcatttccttCCATTTTTTAATAATGGTCTAGATTCCGTCTCAAAACGATCTAACGGTCAGttgaatgaaaagattgaaagtggATAATGATTAAATAATGTTCTATAAGAAAAAATGAAAGGAAATAGAGAGGATCCCCTCTCCTTAGTTTGCTTTAATAGGATTTCAAAGGAGAACCAATTCAACTATCACTTCGAGACTACTAAATTTATcttcaattagtcttgctgaagacgggtttCTGCCCAAATTAATAATACGATATAAACATAAACAAATCACGGGCCTAGATAGCTAGCCCAATATACCTTATTACCCCCCGGAGATGGAGCATACTGATTAAGAATGCCCAACTTGGAAATTAAAGATACAAAACGAGACGAGCCAAGTGCCTTGGTGAAAACATCAGCGAGCTACGTCACAGTATAGACATGGGACAGAGCAATGAGACCATCGCGAATAGCATCACGAACAAAATGCAaatctatctcaatatgtttTGTCCGTTCATGAAAGATGGAGTATATGAAATAGTAATATTTAATGGAGTTGTGTGAGAATTTGATCCCACGAGGGAAACGTTGTACAATATGTGTGATGGCAATATACGTAATAGCCAAATTGGCAATCACCACGGTTTTGTAACATGTGATTTGAttcatcttcacatttttgtttTCACTATTAAACGAGTGGCGTCTTATCTCTCCGTCCACTCATCGAATGCCAACAGGGCTTAATGGATAATGCAAACACATGGAAATTCCATGATGGAACTAGAGTTGGCCATTAGCACGGGCTGACCGGCCCGACCTGCTCTGTTCAGACTGACACAACTCGGCTAGCCTGCCTCCTCTCTTTGGCCTGGCCCGGGTCACAAAATCTAAACACGCCCCGCCCTTGACCTGCCTATTtagtgtaaaaaaaaaaactacacaaGCTGCCAGCCCAACCCGGCCTCCACCCACCACGGGTCTGGCCCAGGTCAAACATACTCCTAGTCTGGCCCGGCCCGGGTCTCTCCCCCTAGCCGGTTCAGGGCCTAACCACATGAGCTCGGCCCGCCCTCGGGTTATCCCGAATCCGGCTCGAAGACAGCTCTACATGGAACTACGGAAGCATTGGTTGGTTGACAATTACGGAGTACAAAATATAAGAATTAGaaaattttataaataataaaTTTGACGGTTGATTAATTGTCATCGTCTTATGCTTATGATAAAATGGAATAATTCTAAAATTTCGATTTCAATATCTCTCATTTCTAATTGAATGGAGTAATTGAATTGCACAAGTCTCCGAAAAATATTACATTACAGAAGGATTTTATTTTGCATCAATGAAATTGTTACAATTAAATCTATAAAATCAAATTGTAGAATCAGCAAACTAACTATAAAACATaattttgttgttaaaatatgTTACGAGAAATTTATGCTTAAAACTCATGTCACTAGTTAAAAGCACTTTTAAATAAGAAAATTACTCGGTATATATCACATTTTCTATAAACCTTCTCGCAAGGTATacaaacaaaaaaggaaaaaaaaaattatattgggaGTGTAGAtatcagtaagtggattatacatctgaagTAGTGTACATCAGatgatatagtttttgagcattaagaaaaagtttttgagttttaactAGTTTTGCAGCCTGTGAAAAATCACGGGCCGTTGAGGATTTGATTAATATATATTCTTCGTTAATATATTTCTATAATGTATTATCAAATACCTCGCGTATACATACATAATAGTTTCTTCGGTGATAAAAAAGAAGAAATTAAAAAAGATGATTTTATTTCAAATTTTACGGATGTATGTACCTTTGGTTTTCCTCCATTTagtaaatattaatttatttatttttttgtatctGTTATTTTTGAATTTCATTTCATGTGTCAATCCAAGTCTAGTAGAGAATAAATcttttaattaagtttgtctaaACTTTACCGCTTCATTATTACGAGAAATCTCCAAGGTTGCATAAGTTATTCCATAAGTTAGGTTGTCATTAATCTACACCTATCAAGTAAAATAATGGAAAACTAAATGAAGGTTGTTAAATTTGTAATAGTAATCACTTTCTTGCTTGTAATGTCTTTTTCATTACTTTTTCGTGAAACGATTAAGCTTACCTCATCGGTTATATTTATTTCTAAAAATTGGGTAATTACTTTTAAAATGCATGATGgacattgtttcttcaactcTTTGGTATGTTTTTTTCTCCTTATAAACTTTACTTTTAGTCATCCttgttaataataatatatgCTCAACCTATACTGCCTTCATCTAAATTGATAACATTTCGGTGCTTTTAATATTATACTTTGTAATTAACAATTTATTTTAGTTTTGACTTTGTTGGTGACATAATTTTTACATTGGTGTAACCTTGTCGATAAGTTATAAGGATTCAGTTATGAAAGGTTAAGACCTTTATAAATAACCTACTTCTTAAAAAGATAACCTTGTTTACCATGACACTTGAAATTGATATTGTTTCTCATTTTATTTTAGATGACATTATATCATAACCCTGAATATAGAGATAACTCTTAAATAATCTATGTATGCATAAACCTAACACATCAAATGTTTTGTCTACTTGTTTTCCTAGGAAAAAAAATATAAGTTGCGTCTAACAATTCTATCCAAATGAAAAATTCATACAACGATAGTGGAAGAACATATTCCAAGAATCTTGATGATCTCATAGTATACACTCTTCCTTAATAACACCAATGCGAATCCCTAAATATACATAAAAAATTTCATCAAAGACTAATTATTTGCTCTACCATGATCAATTACCCAAAAAATATGTGGATTTACACTTCTTTAATGTTTAAACTCGTAAATATCACCCTTTGATAAATAGATTCCAACAATTTTCTAGCTTAACTCATTGAAGGAAAATGCAGAGTCACAACCGCATACCTGATTAAATAAGAACATGGTTATAAGTTAgtaaaacaaaagacaaaaatataGAGATCTAATCGTTCTAGGTAAGCATAATATCACAGAAGTAATAATTAATTGTTCTATAGAAAATTGGACACTAACCCATTACTTTCTAATAAATACACAACAAATATAAAAGTATCACCAAGACGATAAGAACACATTGACAACTTATGAGAAAGGTAATGTATCAAAATTATAATCCATCTTGAGCATATATTATATCCATATTAACTCACACGGAGTATATGTCCTCATATTAGAAAGAAAAAATAAAGACGTCAGAAAAGGAGAGAGCGCGAtaaatatattattattttaGAAACAATTATAGATCAGAGGACGTGAATTTAGCAAATGTTAACACATTATAACCTTAAACTAACCATTTGGTATTATGTGTAAGAGAGATCTGGTTCACACTATAAAATTGTAACATTATCAAATAAGTTTACAATATTAGTTAATATAAAATTAGTAGCAATAGAGTTAAAATGCCAATACCTGATGCCAAATAACAAACTCAAAGGAAACGACTTGTAGAATAACCTTCCGAaataatcatttaaaaaaaaattacataaaaacacCGAGGATAACAAATACTATAAGTCCTCTATTAGATACCTTAAACACAACTAAACATGCAAGacaaacattaaaaaaaaaattaaaaaatggtCGGAGGAAAAATAGCTTAGGACAATAAGAAGAGATGAAATGTTATGAGAAATTGTGAAACTTTTTATACAAAGAAGATTGATATATCATGAGTGTAAGTTAAGGGAAGATGAAAGGTGAAAGGGTGTAGTAAGATGAAtaactttacttttttttttattaatagctgggtaataaataaaaatttatcACGAGAGTAATAAGTTAAGGGGAGATAAAAGGGGTGCTAGAATATGAATAGTTTACTTTTTttattaatagtttttattaatagtTATATAGTAAATAAAAATTTATTCCAAGAGTAAATTAAGGGAAGATGAAAGGGGAAAGAGTAGGACGTACTTATGAATAGTTTTACCATATATTTTTTATTAAATAGGTGgctaataaataaaaataatgatTATTGTATAAATATCTATTCTAGGTGGAAGAAATTTAGACGTGACACGTGGTACTTCAAAAGAAGCTCAACATGcatttttatgttattatatagattTAAATTTTTTGAGTTATTATAAAAATTTTGAGTTCATTACTTAAACATTGATCTCAAAAGTtatattataactcaaaaaaattacatataagcttagaaaaatttgatttttgacgtcacaaaactaaaatgtaatttagaAACTCTATAGaactaaaaaaaatacataaaaactcAAAAACTCATTAAGTATGAGgtagtacatctgatgtacaatcctttttctcgTGTAGATATGGATCATTGGGTCATAAAATAACGAATATTATTTTACTAttgattttttaaaataaaattaagctGATCGATGTtacaaaatgttttttttttccgtcGACCGACAAATAAACGTTCATGGTTTGGATTTTTTAAAGAGTTTAAATTGCATGATCTACCAAACAATGAAACAACCATTGAGGTTTCTCTAGTAAAAGACCTTGTCATATAAATTATCATATAGAGAGGTAGTAATTCAATAAGTAAAGATTTAAACCTCACAAAACATGTTactacttatttatttatttataccCTTCAAACTAGAGTAGGCAATGGGCCGTGCTGGGACGGCCCGCGTGCCAGCCCGTCGTATCTTCCCCCAAAATTGGCCCGGCTTAGGCACGGATATTGGGCTCCTCGGGCCGTGCCATGCCAGGCCCACTGATCCAAACCTACGCTGCGACCCGCTCAAGGCACAACCATTTTCGTGCTCAGGCCTTATTCGTGGGCCGGCCCATgtgctttaatattttttttatttaaaaaaaacgttatataattgatatatttttagtactttttatttaataaatgatgattaatggtttaaatatatattttattaaattaaatattaatgtactttttgtttaataaatgatgattaatggtttaaatatatactttattaaatattaatgtactttttgtttaataaataattATCAACGGACCATTCTTCGTGTCGGGCCGTGTCAAGCCCGTCGTGCCTAGTGCGTGTCGAGCTCCATCGTGCCTGGGTCGTGTCGTGCCTAGGCACGGATTTCTGAAGAAAATCGCGCCGGAGCCCGTCTAAAGCCCATTCATGCCGTGCCCGTACTTCCTCAATTTTTTCATCGGGCCGGGTCGTGCCATGCTGTGGGCCGTGCCGCCTACCGGCCCGCATCCTTTTATGCCAACTCTACTTCAAACCACTATACCAGGTCAGAGACCCGTGAGTATATTCCACAATTTAAATAAGGAAAATGAAAGAAGGCGCGCACCGGTGACATTTACCACCTTTGGGCGCCACCCTCACACACGGAAATGAGTGCCCTTCAATAAAGAATCTTGTGAGAGGGTGGACTAAATCAAAGGCCACCCGTGACGCTCTATCACTATCGTTTAAATAATTCCCTCTTTTATCCGGTACATAAATGTATGGTAATGGCCAATGGGGAGTGGGGACTCTTCCTATTTAAAGGGCCAATCTTCATGACTTTTTTATACCACAAAATCAATCAAACAACAACAAGCTCAGCTACGTTCTGCTACATATATGTAAGCCTCCTTGCCTATCTCAATATCAATTACTACTAATTACTCTACTTGTTTTGACGAGTTTATGGTAAAGTCGCTACTCTTTTTATTACATTTCATAAGATTAGTAAATTGTATGCTCAGATATGTCTAAGAAGTATTTTAGAAGCTAATTTACAAGTTGGTTTTATAACAAGCTCATgaataacacaaattcttgtttaagacgactagatgaatgaatgaattttagtATGATTGTTTGACTTGCTAGTTTTATTCAAGTAATTTGTTGGACAAATAATGTTAGTCACTCAATCTCAATTTTGTTGCCTCTGGATTTTTAGGCCATTAAGTaaagatcctctccatttctttctctCTATTTCCTGTCCATTTTCTCTCATATTATAATTTAATGTTACACCTCTCTTTCTATTGCATGTTTCTGTTATTTATTGATTGAAAACATAAACCGTTAGATTACTGTGAGATGAAATCTTGACCCTTAATAGGAAATGAACCCCTCAtttcttttaggaaatggagaaaATCCTAATTGGTTTTAATGAGATGATGTGGGGGTAAGAGCGAGGCCAGGAAACGAGGGGTTCAAAATTTTTTGGTTGATAATCAATCGTTCTTTGAACATTTATAATAGCACAAAATTCTAAAATGAAATTGAGATTATTACGAGAAGACAACTCCAGAGTTGATAATATTCTTGTTAGATAATcctatataatactccctccgtcccggtcatttgttgtcctttgattttggcacaaagaccaaggaaagaggaggggtcaatgactaaatgacaagtggaataaattgaatgtgaatgatcaaattactcatcaaattcattcttaaaatagaaaagacaacaaatgaccgatacaccccaaaatagaaaaggacaacaaatgaccgggacagagggagtagaaCTGTAGAAGGTTCTATCGTACAATAGACAAAAGAATCGAGTGAAGCACGGCACATATGATAATACTATAATAGCACAACTGACATTGTTTATTGAAATAAGAACATGTTAAATGTTTTTTGAAATAGTTTTATAGAGCTATGTTTTGGTAAAGTTCGAATTACATTATTACAATTTACAAAGGTGTTAGCAGCTAGTTGCAGTAAGTAACAATTATAATGCGGGTTTATAATTTCCAATGTTTTAGCAGCGAATTGGTCACAAACTCGAAACAAGTCATAATGAGGGCGGAGGCCGTTTTAAGCCGGGTGGCAGCAGCAATAACATTAACATGCATGTTCCTGGTTATTGCACCGGCAACGTGCAATGATGTATTGTTTACGCTAAGACAAGATCAATACTCTCAATTTGTACAGCGGGTCCGAAATCAAGTCCGGGATCCCCGATTGCAATACCATGGCATACCTATGCTTAGCCCACCCAATCAACGTAACCTTTATTTTTACATTAATTTAAATGCTCGGTAAGTCACTCTTATGTACATATATACGGACCATTAATTTCGTGTTAATAGATTACCATAACTAATATATTGTGTGCAATGCAGACTCGCCAACAACCAGGCCTTCACAATGGGGCTCCAATTCCGAAGAAGCGACTTAAATCTGGTGGCATACCGTGACCTAGTGGACGGAAGAAGAAATCGAGCATTTTTCTTCCGAGGTGAAATTCCTGAAGCAGATGTTTTCCCTAACATCGCGAATATGCAACGCTTACCAATGAGAGTTCACTTTACTTATCAAAGCCTTGAATTTGCGGCGGGTCAACTCATAAATACCTTGCAATTTGGCGTAGATACTTTAGAGAGTGAAATGAGGAATATTTACGGCAGGAAAGACGAAATGTATGTAAACCCGTTTACTAGGGACCAGGCTAGGTTCCTCCTGATTACTATTCACATGGTTTCTGAAGCAGCGCGATTTATATACGTTGAGAGAAGGGGCAATTTCAGTTGGCGTAGTGATTATCAGGTGAAAAGCCTGGTGAACAATTGGGGTCCGCTTTCAGTGCAAATTGCAAATTCTGGGGAGAGTGGAATGTTTCGGAATCCTGTTTATTTACAGATCGCTTCTGACCGTGTTTGGACAATTACCAACGTTAATCAGATTAGGCCTGATATCGCGCTTCTTAGGTACGAGAGAGTATTGTCTGATCTTAATGATaatgttgttgatgatgatgataagctGCCTCGTAGCAGCTTGGAGGATGCTCAGATTGGCCGTGCTGTTGCTTACTAGTACTCTCTGTATGTAAGCTTAATAATATCTCTGAATAAATGGATGTAAGTCAGGTTTATAATGTGGTATGTATTTCAAATCATGGCAGCGTTTGACGTTGAATTTCAAGCTATTGCTCACTAATTGATCTTCCGTGATAATCTTAACACAAGAAGAATTGTCCATTTATATTAGTAACTTCGTTATACAAAGTGGTTTCGTTGATTCGCTCCCTCTAAGCCGGCGAGAAGAGCTAATAACTCAGCCTTCTATAATATAATTGGATTGCATGAGAAGGTAGATTGCAAAACTCATCACTCCATAGTTCTCTAATTTCACGAGGCCACACGAGGGGAACGCCGTACGTCCCATGAAGGGTAATGGCAATGTACACGTAAAAGCCAAATTGGCAATTACAATAATTCAATTTTGGCACAAAAAAGTACAATAATTCAGCAAAGATTTGCAACATGTGATTTGATTGATTCATCTTCACATTTGTTTTCACTATTGTGAGTGGCCGTCTAAACTGTCTTATCTCTTCATCCACTCATCGAATGCCAACGAGGTCTAATGGATTTGTGATATCAGAAATGGATTTGTGATATCAGGATACAGTTGGCAGATTTTATTAACAATTTAACCATCAAATTAAATTAATAGAATTAAAAAACGTGTTTTGTAATTAGCAATTGAATATGTTATtactaataggaatatttataatagttaggcttcaaccatcaccttaaaaTTTTGGTTGAGATGATTCATCTATCATGGTTTTGAGAACCATTGTGACTAAAGGTCACGGGTTCAACCTCAAAACCCCtgaaaaactcgaagtggaaacccagcacaTAGTACGGGGaagccggtgcacaactaaccactcttcaagctcGACGgccatttgagtgagggagcgtaataggaatatttataatagttgggcttcaatcatcaccttaaggttttggttgagatggttcatctatcaattACAGCACATGGTACGGgagagccggtgcacaactaacgACTCTTCAAGCCCGACGGGCATTTGAGCGAGgaagcgtaataggaatatttataatagttgggcttcaatcatcaccttaaggttttggttgagatggctcACTTATTTtttcctctttacccttacttttttaTCCATTTTCTTAAATTTTCTCAACTTCCTATTGTTACTTTTGGTGTAGGTTGGAGGAAGCATATGAATTATAAAATTTTATAAATTGTAAATTTGACGGTTGTTTAACTACCATCTTCTTATTACATTTTCGGTATCTCTCATTTTCTATTTAATG is a window encoding:
- the LOC141597807 gene encoding protein synthesis inhibitor PD-S2-like, with translation MRAEAVLSRVAAAITLTCMFLVIAPATCNDVLFTLRQDQYSQFVQRVRNQVRDPRLQYHGIPMLSPPNQRNLYFYINLNARLANNQAFTMGLQFRRSDLNLVAYRDLVDGRRNRAFFFRGEIPEADVFPNIANMQRLPMRVHFTYQSLEFAAGQLINTLQFGVDTLESEMRNIYGRKDEMYVNPFTRDQARFLLITIHMVSEAARFIYVERRGNFSWRSDYQVKSLVNNWGPLSVQIANSGESGMFRNPVYLQIASDRVWTITNVNQIRPDIALLRYERVLSDLNDNVVDDDDKLPRSSLEDAQIGRAVAY